Part of the Quercus robur chromosome 5, dhQueRobu3.1, whole genome shotgun sequence genome, CGTACGTGGGTCGTGGCCTACATATGTGAGCTAAAGCATGTGTACGCAGACACGTTCTTGTGTACACAGCTaaggttttagaattttctacaataatgattgaggtttggaatgaattcCACATCGTTTGGGAGCtgttccaaaccccatttttttcccactatataaagccttacatggtacaaTTTCAAAATACACAGAAATCCcatgggaaaaacctaagattcattagaaaatagtgaatcaaaagggagtttttcacaaaacaccctaaagtctttttttgtttgattgggaCCTTTTCTGACCCCAAtcttttgagtttaagattactaatcactctTTCATTGAATTGTGATAGATTAGATTAAGGGGAACGGTAAAAAATCCAGCCTAGGAGCTTTTGCTTTAAGGTAAGCtttaaaaccctttttttttcttttctaccttaattttattttaatctgcttcttttgtttagtttatattTGCTTATGTTTTTTTAGGTtagttttaggttttctttaCATCTTTAATCATGATAGGTTGTTAGATTGTACATTTTAAATTTctgctttgtttttgtgttgaatAGGGTTTCTGGGTAAGGATCTGCATACGCATGATCTCGCTTGCATACACAGTTTGAACTCATGCGTACGTAGACTTGTTCTAGCGTGTGTGATGCCGTTACccataaaaccctaatttttgtttgttttgattttgccTTTCACATGTTTGTCTACATAGCCCTCcttttcacatgtttttaagCCTCATAAAATGTTTGCTCACCTTTTTAACATGCTTGTTTGTTATCACATGTCTAGATTAGGGTTTAGTCTAGGGTTTCTTCGTtttaatgccatttatttacatgttcatgcattgatgCCATAGGTGTTGTGCTGTTGAGAGGTAAATAAAAGGATAAGTCATGCATTAGCAATGCTTATGCATTTATGTTAGGTTTTCTTAGATGTATGGTTAGGGTTTCTAATATGTTagctttttgtgtttgatatgttttgtttgatgataTGCTTTATGCTTGCTGccatgttttgttttagatagggTTTTTCATATATGAGATGTATGAttaggttttcttttgtttgactctcttttttttgggtagatgGATAAGTAtgtttttttaaagttaaagaTGTCATGTTGtttgttagatgcatgttagtgtgtgtgtgagtctagAATACAAGTATTTAGATGgtttttaatagggttaagacataggacacaatgatgggaggccaaccttagggttgggcgatcttgggtgcctaacaccttcctaagagCATACCTAAACTCTGAACCCAAACTCTAGTAGTAACATTACAGGTCCTTCCTTGTAAGGACGCTATATTTATGTTTCTTAGACCATATAACTAGGCGGCAACTCTAATTTACCCAACTTTCCCTTGCACCCACAGGAGGTACCCTTAATTTTTCCACAATTGAGTTTACTAAGGGCCCACAGATCCTTAATATGGTAATGACCTTTATTCTCACTCCACAGTCTCACTATAACACTATCACCAAGCCTTATGCtcgtttccttctttctttcatgGAGGGTCTTTATATAGACTTTCCATCACACATGATAGAATCTATTATAGATTGCTATTGAGACACGGCTAcacgtgataagctcatctttccttcggCTATTATGCATATCCTCACACACCTACACATCCTTGTCCCTCCCATTCCTCACTTCCACATCATGGGTGCCACTAGTAAGGAGTCTATTTGGCGGAGTGTAGTGCAGCTTGCTACAAAGCAACCATGGGTGGATCCTTTCGATGCAGCCCTAGCTGATCCTACAGCTCTTTCCTCTCGACCTTCTTCATCCTCTGCCCTTTCTTCCTCATCTCGGGTTGTTGTCTCCCTTGCTGATATCATGGAACAGCTTTAGTACATGCGTGTTGATTTTGGTAATTGTCTGGACCATTTATCCGATGAGATGTGTTAGATGAACACCAGAATTGGTCACATTGCTTGCTGCTAGTCTCGCCTCGGTGGTTTTGCGCCCCTACCTTTACCAGAGCATGTTGAGGAGTTTTCTTCTTCAGATGGTggaaatgatgatgatgatgatgatgataatgctTCTAGGTATGAGACGGATGACGAGATGATGACCTCTCAGTGATacaccctttgtcactcgtgacaaaaatggggagtagTTTTGTAGATGAGAGTAGTATTTGTGTTAGGGGGAGAGCTAGTATAGGATACACTAGATAAGGGGAGAGTAGTTTTGAgtgttttgagggatgtagtgaggttttgATGTACTCTTTCTCATTACATGTACCATGGTCTTATGACTACTATTATTACATACattgcattctttttttttgatatatatgaGATGATGCATGTTTTCTTCACCTTTGTCTcgcatgtgttgtttcttttctatctttatacacatgtttcttcttGTATACAACTTGTCTATGTTTCACACTTGATGCCTTGATGAAtcttgtttaagtgtttcagtTAAGACAAGTTGCAAGTCTACCATGCCATgatctctcttcttgcaaagtttttcaaaagtttgtATTAGGATTAGACTCATGTACTTTTGTAAATTATGGGATAGTTGTGTTATACTTCTCTCATAATTGCTTTTTAtgattttgtcacggattgccaaaaggggagatttttagggtcatattttgttgtaattggctaattctttgacaaaaagcactttacttataattgaatagatctaagatgggtttagtacttcaagaaacatgttgtttaaGTCAAGTATTAACGACATGAAGattggtccaagaaacaagtaaagaaaagcTATTCATTAAGTCTTGACAGATAGCTTAACAGATGCCTactatcgagacttaatgtgAAACTCAATAGATAGCTTGACAGTAGCTTGatctattgagaattacgaTTTCAGAATTTCTAGATCTGAAATTCGACACAATCTTGAATATTTGTTTggggtttctttttttacaaccctagacatatataagactcATTTTAAAGGCCATAATATACAGAGATAGAGACCAAGAGACATATATTCTCTATGTGAAGCTACTGCGTTTGTGCGccataaggttttgtaaccGAGTGCTTCtagatcttcattgttgatgaagtgaagaactttgcagccaacaacattTGTTCAAGTTGCTAGatttagtcacgtacttgggatccgtgcaaagagttagtcacaaattggaagTTTGTACATGAAGGGAAATAAGACTattacaagatcaagtccaattgggtattagagtGAAGGGTTAATTGTAGGTTAGTATTTCGGGATATGCCAagggtagttggtaagattccttatacctgtaaccgcttgattgttaattagtggattcttaagagtgatgaccttaaaatcacccagtgggggtTTTTACCTTGcaaggttttccccatttgtcaacaactcaccatgtcaaatttattttctgttgcatttagtatttttgttgatttgttggtgctttcacgatttgcatgcaattatacctaattaatcaacttgggtaattgaattaattaatcggggtcaagctatcttaaccaACAATTTGCTAgttgttctttgattttcttggttGGTGTATGCTTATTAGTATTTTTGTTTCctaagaaaaacaaatagaaaatgaaaattaaaaaaaaaaaattaaggaatgatgttaattatatatatatatatatatatatatatatataatttggatgCTAATGTGGATGCTATGTGGTATTTGTTATTGTTTacatcatatataaatatatatatatatatatatatatattattttaaatggcCATAGGCACTTGATGTGCCAATTGTGCATTCTGTCTGCCACGTAGGCAATTTCTGTTAGTAAGGTAACGATAGGGACTATAATGAGAacacattttcaattttagggACCATATTTGGGGGGAAAAAAGTaggaaccaaaatgaaaattactCCAAGAGGAAGGAACCAAAAATGTATTTACGCCAAAAGGATAAttaagtgtttttttaatttttttttttttttaagaagcaaAAGATAATTAAGTTAAAGGGGGAAGTTATGACAgttctaaataaattaaattaaaaaaatcaaccttgaagaagagagagaagataaaAAGGTGCATGctaaattaattagtaaaatatatTGGTCTATGCGAAAGACCTATGGATAAATCCCATTTTcatcatttaaaaagaaaagaataaagaaaaaaatgacacaTGGAAATTGGGTGTGGGGCCGGAAATTGGTATCGTATTTTCATTTATTCATATTAAGGTTGTGTGTGGCATTAGTttaaaaaactagtttttttttactatttagcttattttttactatttatgagtcttactctactatttcaactaccttttagttttatttacagtattttcagcaaaatttttttactttcagcTAAATAAACTATTCTCAAATGGACTCTaaaacaactattttttttggaagaatgttaaagcaaaattttttttttttttttggagcacATCTTAAAGCAACTTAAGCTGAATCCAAATGTACATCTGTATTGAAATATGAATATCCATTTGGTTCAAACTAGTGGGTTTTGGAAGTGAAAGTCCAAGTCTCCACTCGGAATTTTAGAGGttgtttggatgaaaaaaaatgctCACTCATCACTGAAATATCAtcattcatcactcatcactcaataactcatcacttatcactgAAAATACCCCAACTTCCTAAGGTGGCATGTTTGGCACTTGTTTCCAACTTTtgataacttaaaaaaatttaatttttgtgggaCCCACTGCCTGAGCACCATGTCAGGCTCATGGTTAGCATACCTGCGTTAACACACTAGCACTAAAGccatttcatatattttttttcccttcagcCCTATTTCTCCCAAAACCCTCGATGAACCCAACAAAGGATCCACCATCACCCAACGCCGATCTCCACCGTCACCAGTGCCTATCTCCACCGTCACCCAACTTGCAAGATCAACTCCGACGGGCAGCAGCAGCACTGATCTCCACtatcacaaaattttattttttctttttattattaatgattTGTATTTTGCGTTTTGATGGGGGACTATGGATTTTGATGTTAAATTTCGAGCTAATCTTGATTGAATTCAAGTGGGTTTGATCTTGATTAAATTAAACTTAGATTTCtaagtttaatttttgtgggttttattagtttttgtttggtGTTGAATCTTCATTCTTCACCCCAGTCACGCTGACCAATTTGACGACATCATCCAACCCAAACTCGACCACTGCTCAGACCAGCGATGACACGGAGAAGAAAGGTGCAAAGGGGAGGGCATGTGAGATTGGAGAAGAAAGGTGTAagatgttgtgaattttttgctctgggttttgtttgtgttgggagaagaaatttttagatttattgtGTGGAGGAAcatgtttgtgggtttgtgtttgtgtgttagTGTGTATGATCGATATCatgtgtttatgggtttgagaAATTGGTACCCatgtgtttcttcttctttttttttttcttttttttttttttttaattataaagttACCAATAATGTGTttctgtgaagaagaaaaaaaagaaaaagaaagaagaagaagaagaaaaaatggtcGTTGGACTGAgtctgtgaagaagaaagaaagaaagaaaaagaaagaagatgaagaaaaaaaaagaaaaaagccatTGAGTGAGTCTAtgaagaagaaaggagagaaaaagaaaggaggagaGAGCAAAAGGTTTGAGCTTGGATTTGACTACTCTTTGCCGTGGGCCCCTGTGTTTCTTAGGAATTACCAAACTGCCACCGAtactcagtttccataactcaaaaaCACCAAATACTTGTTTCCAGTTTCcattactcatcactcaatttagTGAGAATTGAGTGacgaaaacaaaaactcaaaacaaatccaaacacacccttctGCTGTGGGACCCACCAATTTTGAGTTAAGGGTAATGAAAATAGAGTGATGGGTGATGAAAACTTGCAAATCCAAACAGTCCCTTACTATTCTAGTCCATTCTCCATCTCATGTTGTATACTTCAATACCCCCATTGTAATTTATACTGTTATATACTTCATTTATCATTTGGAAAAGTTGAATTGACAAATTTGATAcatttaggctgtgtttgtttcatgtaaaatattttccagaaaatacttattttccagaaatgctattttcaggaaaggaaaatatttttaagtatttggttGCATTTCAGAAAATGTTGTGAGAAATATTTTCTGATATTTGGTTGTGTTGTTGAAAATaccatagaaaacacattttctacttattgctcacattttctcacattttctcagctgccaaacaaatatataatttcattcctcaatccagaaacacaaataaaacctagaaaaaaaaattcataatccggtcaaattgagagaagaaggaagagagagaggcgacTGGGTTTGACGAGAGGCGAAGGTGAGATCGCGTAGCGTGGTGCTGCGATCGCGATTGGCGCGAAGGCGAGATTGCGATTGGGGACGACGAATCTGGGTAGATGACGATCGGTTTTGGGGTGCGACGAGAACGATCAGTTTTGGGTGGATCGGTGCTGGGGTGCGACGATCTTGCCGGTGGTACGATCGGCGCGATGAGGGACTGAGATGGTGCGATCGAAtgggttttttgggtttgaaaaatgggttTGGGCATTGCTCGACGAACGAGCTCGGTCttgggttttctgggtttgtcGGAGTCGGTTTCTGGGTTCggtctcttcttcctctctctctctctctctctctctctctctgcgcgCGGGCGCGATCTCCCTCTCACTCagctctctctctattttccgaaaaatgatatttgaaggtaaaataaaaacggaAATCAATTTAGACCCCAACACAGGTCAATTGAAAAGCATTTCTAGAAAATACattttccatgcgcaaccaaacacccgTAAATATGGAAAAACATTTCCggaagtgattttcacccaaaacaaccACAGCCTTAGTTCAATATTACAAACAAGTAGTCCGTTAAGACTGTCAATATGTACTggttttaatacaaaaataatgcgAATAATTGAAGTATAATATGCATTGAAATAAGTTAAAAGCAAAAAAGTTAAGTTATAGTACATGCACCAATTTCATTTGTGGATGACTATTTACCGTGCTACAGGATTGATTTCAGTATCCAGATTCATATTGTTCATTTCAATTGTATAATTTGATTCGCCGTCGTAGCCCTCCTTTTGAGCAAATTCCGTTGTCAGACACTCCTTTAGTTCTGCCACTACTTGACTCATGGTTGGTCTTCTAGTGGAAGTGGAAGACACACAAAGCATTGCTATTTCAACCGCTTTCCAAGCAGAGTTCATGTTGAAAGCACCCTGCAACCTGGGATCAACAATATTTGTGATATCCCCTCGAGCAAGCATGAAACTTACCCATTGACTTATGTGAATATTTTCATCTGCGAATTTTTCTATTACAGGTCGACATGTGATTATCTTCAAAAGAACAACACCAAAACTATACACATCACTTTTTTCCGTCAATCTATATGAACTGGAGTACCTGTGTCAatgtatattataattttaatagtcAAATTTTCATTATAACAATTTCAACTTATTTCAGTTCGTCTTTAATCATTATTAGGCCTAtatccattttcttttaaaaattggtTGCATCATTGTCGATTATAAATAGCactattgttatttaaaaaacaatgaattttgaaGACGATAATTAAATTGATGTAAAGACTCACTCGGGATCCACATATCCAGGGGTGCCAGCAACAGTAAGTGTTGACACATGAGTGTCGCCATCAGTTGGAAAAATCTTGGATAGACCAAAATCAGCTAATTTAGCATGTAAATTTTCATTCAACAAGATGTTTGTAGTCTTCACATCTCTGTGAATTATGGGCGGTTTACAACCGTAGTGCAAATACTCCAATCCTAAAGTCAAAACTCCAAATCATTTATGGGAaaggttaaaagaaaaaacattataaaataGAATGATGCAAACCAACTCATTGCTAACCCTGTGCTGCGTCCATTGCTATTTGAAGTCTCGCTTCCCAACTTAAGATATTTGTATTCTTACCTGCATTCATGATGAAAATTCCTTAACCTTTCTATTTGTGTTCTTCAAATAAGCTTGGTCATGTGGTGATTAAAAGAAGACTAAGtttagaaagaattttttttttcttttatttttcttttgttgctaaaacatagtattttatatttttggagaATTAAGATATTGAGCCAAAATGTGGATTCTTTGCTTAGTAAAGTAGTACTTCAATTATGACCAAACCTGAAAGATGTGTTTCTAAGTCTCCATTAACCATGTACTCATAGATGAGTCCCATGTATGTTTCTTCGTAGCAATAGCCAACAAGGACAGTCAAGTTTCTATGATGAACTCTCATAAGAAGTTTCATCTGTAATCAAGAAGTAGCCgatattaattttatatgaaaatgtgtCTATGCTCAAGAAATATAAGTTAGACTTGCTTGCCTCTGCTTCAAATTCCTGGTACCCTTGCACTGATGATGGAGAAAGCATCTTCACCGCTACTTGAGTATGGCCAATGTAGCCATGGTAAACTTTTCCAAATCCACCCTTACCAAGAATTCTCGTAAAGTTGTTGGTAATATTTAGGACATCGGAGTACTTAAATTGTTGTTGAATTGATTCAAATGACTTGGGATTAGCACCTAGAATTCCAACTTCTAAGATCAACATGAACATGATAGGCTTGTATTTGACAAATGAatacatttattatatataaagttttcaCCTTTAGTCTTGTCTTGTTGCTTTCTCTTTCTGAGCCCCCACAAGATAGCCGCAACAGTCAATGACAGGATAAACAAACCCCCAACTGATCCCACAATTGGAATGACAATATTGTTCTTCTTTTCGCATGTATCGGATCCACAAAGATTGGAATTTTCACCCAAACTAGACAACAACAGAATTGATGGCAGCAATTGAACGCAAGGCAAAGAAATATAATTAGAAAACTTTAGTAAAAAACAAGAAGAACTTAATTTTTTCTCATGCTTGAACTTATCTGTAGAAATATTATGTTTAGAATTTCTGTCTATGCTGTTGGGGAGACCACAATTTGACTATCTGCAACCATTCTAAAAACAGATCCATGTGGTATGATGTCAAAGGCCATAAAAGATTTAAGTGTGTCTTCCTCATTACTATTTGGTTTTGAGGTGAAATGACATAGTTCACGATTCTACAAATAGTATCAGAGCCATGGTCATGGTTTCAAGTCACGGGAGTGTCATTGTGAAGGAAGGATTGTTGGGAGACCATAATTTGGCTCCctacaaccactctaaaaataGACCCACGTGGCGTGATGTCGAAGATCATAAAAGATTTTAGTGTGTCTTTCTCATCACTAATTAGTTTTAAGTTGGAATGACATAGATCATGGTCCGACATATGTAATAGATTTATGTGATTATGTAATATGCTTATCTTCACAAGAGCACGAGACTATTGATAttatcatataaaaataataaagtttacaCTTTACATCATATTTATACTGTTCATATTAAAAAACTCTAACCCAGTACATTGAAAACGAAAATACCCTTATAATGAGGCAGTGTGGATCTAGAATGATTTTAGGGCAGCGAAATATACAATTTTGCACACATTTATATGCAGTCAAACATATAACACATGAGCCAgatatgaaatataaaaaattattcgtGCTTGTAAGCgatatattaatttaagaaatcTCACAAAAAGATTTAATATTCATTATACTTTCTTTGTAcattaattcctttttttttttttgaataatttgtgtgtgtatatatatatatatatatatacatattttaaaaaacttataattataaataaaatgattttaatagtttttttagaatacttttttattcaaaaaactaTTATAATCATTTAATTTAAGTAGAATAAGATAAAAACCATATATAACTTAtgtataattatattattacataattaccacaaatcatattgtttatacacaaataatttttacaaaagagaatatattattatgtaaAGAAGTTGAGATCATATTACTCTATTAGTCCTTTTTAGATCACattgaaaataacaataatgtttttcttttccttctctctaacttcttttttttttttttttttaatttcttcaccttcatttttatatatatatatttattttaccttcatttcccttctctttagttttctttctgtttttcaACTGAGTTTTGACATACAAAAGAGAGATAATAGTGTATTAATTATAATAGtgatttaaaaagaaacaaattgcAACAATTACAAGAAATTCACAACATACGAGCCACCATCTCTaacatatttaataattaattatcttTTGAAAATGTGAATTAAGAAGAATTACAATAATAAAGTGTTCATCTTTTATAGAACCATACCTTAATGACAGTGAACCATTCTTTGATCTTTCCATGAGTTTAGCTGGAATTGAACCAATAAGTTGGTTTCGTTCCAAGTTCCTGCAAAGGGAGAGAATATGATTTTCCTCTATTCTAACCAAAATATTTATAGTGTAAGTTTGAAAATCCAAGTAGCTTACAGAACCCTTAAATATTGCAATTGAGATAGAAAATCAGGCACCGGTCCAGTTAGGCTATTGCTTGATAGATCCCTAAAATCAGAAAATTACTTACATTTAGTATTGGttgtgataatatatatatataaaacttggtTTGGTAATCATTGTCATTTTTCTACTTTTCGTAATCATGCTTGTGAATTATATATACTTACAAATATTGTAACATTACAAGATTTGATATGTCAGCAGAAATCTCTCCAGTCAATCCACTTGAGGACAAGTTCCTGTTCACAATTACGATTTACAATAAGCTAGTTAGAGATGCTTCAAAGTTAGTTTCAAATTCATAAGGCTTATTTGTGTCGGAAACTCATAAAGGCTTATTTGTGTGGGATCGCAGTCTGGTGATAATCACAAACTACAGCCTTATGTCTGTAGAAATAAATAGTTTCTGAATGCAATTGAGGGTCCTGGTATTTACAAGTAAATTATATTTCTTAGGAATAGACAGATGTATGAACAAATACATCACACTCCATCAGTGACATCATTATTCATTACCCAAATTACCAGTTTCTCTTTGTTGAAGAAAATAACACCACTATTCACCTAGTGGCGTTATTACATGTGTGAGAGTGTACCATACTATGACGTGATAACTTATTGCATCCATATACTAATAATATGAAGATACAAACTTACAAGGATATTATTCTAGGGGGATTATAACCATCACAATTTAATCCTTCCCATGAGTATTCCCGTGGGGCACACGGATCTCCTTGCCAATTTCTCTTTACTCCGTAAGTTGACTTGATCTTTGTAATGGCACCAACTAGTATTATCATATAAATCCATGTTAACTAAAATTCGATGTAAATGAGGATACTAATTATATTTGAAAAGCATGTGTGGAACAACACATAACATACCATCTTCTTGGTTAGTAGCTGACAGTGAGAGATCTTTTACTGAATATATCTCAAGTGCATTGATGATGGGTGGAAGTGTTGAACTATTAGTTTTAAAGAttgaaaattgatattttccCGGCAAGACCGATGGGCTATACACAGTACTTGTACTTAAGTACTGAGGAACCAAAGATGGCAACCAGATTTCCCCGTTTATAGTAATAGCGAATGATCTTAACTGGTTGGCATTTAGAATTACAAGTTCAGCAAAGTGCATGTAGATATAATATTGGGAAATTGGGTCATCTGGCACCCAGTAGAAGTCCAAGGGAAGGCTATTATTTGTTGGTGTAGCAGCAGTACTCATAACAACAGATGGTGGCTGGTAATTATTGTGAGCATTGGAGACATTGGTAGCCGAGGTACTTAAACTATTCCATTGATTGTAATTGTAGGGAGACCATATGCGATCATAAATGTCAGCCGGGTACCTGAGTAAACATAGATGCTCAGTGTAAGCAggaactaattaaatttatgttcAAACAGATAAACTATGTCATggcattttatttatttttgtgtaatAATGCAAAGGTGCAAAGGTGTTGATCATATATAAAATGACTCACCTGTGTTGAGCATTAATTACTGAACCAATATCCACTCTAACAAAGAGTGCCAATGTCGAGTTGCTTACATACGTATCATTGTTCAATGGCCTCAACTCTATTGCTGATATAAATGGTGTTTCGTGGCCCGTTTTTACAAGACAGACTTGTAAATAATTTTGAGATGGGACATGTATGAGCTCCTTGTAGACAGTAGAAGATGCATCCTGTATTTTGACAGTATCCCACATATTCGGTCCAAGATGCAAATCGAATTTTGGTAACTTACTTTGTCCATCATAATTCCCATACAAGAAGGTTGCTCGGATCAAATATTTAATGCCTAGCGCAATGTTTATGCTGTAACAGTTCCGGATTCCTTGAGGAAAGCTTCTCAGATTCCATGTTTGCTGTAGATTGCTATCTTTGAATTCAGTTGATATCTTCTGACTTATACCAGTGTCTATGAATGCTGCGTCTGAAATGTAATTAATACTTGTTGTCGCCTCCGAATAGCTGGAATTCGGTGTTAACCCACAATCAATGCTTATGAAGCCTGAGACAGacaaaataatttctaagcTATATGGTTAGCAAACCAAAACAACGCAATACTTGTATATATTGCAAGATCTAGATGATCAAACCTGATTGATCTTGGGCATGAACTAGATGTATACAAAGAAGACCAACAAGAAATGCATGGATGAAATTTTTGAACCACCCCATTCCTGACTATCTAATTTTCTTCTTGCATATGGAAACAATGCTGTGGAAATTTTCTAGACCGTCTTATGCTTTATGCTGTGGAAATGTAGTACTATGACAAAACGTAGTACATAGTCAATTTTTCCCATTCATAAGAAGGATTCTCTATTGCAAATTGTTTGATCATCATATTGTTTAATTCATATGCTCCtattatggaattttttttaggtatatGTTCCTATCATGTCTAATACCTAGAAAGTACCTGCagaatttataatttaagtCAAAGTGAATGACAATCAGCGACAGAGCCATTATTGGACTAGGTTGCccccaaatattttaaaaaaaatattattatatgtgtatatatatata contains:
- the LOC126725245 gene encoding LRR receptor-like serine/threonine-protein kinase IOS1 isoform X2; translation: MGWFKNFIHAFLVGLLCIHLVHAQDQSGFISIDCGLTPNSSYSEATTSINYISDAAFIDTGISQKISTEFKDSNLQQTWNLRSFPQGIRNCYSINIALGIKYLIRATFLYGNYDGQSKLPKFDLHLGPNMWDTVKIQDASSTVYKELIHVPSQNYLQVCLVKTGHETPFISAIELRPLNNDTYVSNSTLALFVRVDIGSVINAQHRYPADIYDRIWSPYNYNQWNSLSTSATNVSNAHNNYQPPSVVMSTAATPTNNSLPLDFYWVPDDPISQYYIYMHFAELVILNANQLRSFAITINGEIWLPSLVPQYLSTSTVYSPSVLPGKYQFSIFKTNSSTLPPIINALEIYSVKDLSLSATNQEDVGAITKIKSTYGVKRNWQGDPCAPREYSWEGLNCDGYNPPRIISLDLSSNSLTGPVPDFLSQLQYLRVLNLERNQLIGSIPAKLMERSKNGSLSLSLGENSNLCGSDTCEKKNNIVIPIVGSVGGLFILSLTVAAILWGLRKRKQQDKTKGANPKSFESIQQQFKYSDVLNITNNFTRILGKGGFGKVYHGYIGHTQVAVKMLSPSSVQGYQEFEAEMKLLMRVHHRNLTVLVGYCYEETYMGLIYEYMVNGDLETHLSGKNTNILSWEARLQIAMDAAQGLEYLHYGCKPPIIHRDVKTTNILLNENLHAKLADFGLSKIFPTDGDTHVSTLTVAGTPGYVDPEYSSSYRLTEKSDVYSFGVVLLKIITCRPVIEKFADENIHISQWVSFMLARGDITNIVDPRLQGAFNMNSAWKAVEIAMLCVSSTSTRRPTMSQVVAELKECLTTEFAQKEGYDGESNYTIEMNNMNLDTEINPVAR
- the LOC126725245 gene encoding LRR receptor-like serine/threonine-protein kinase IOS1 isoform X1, producing the protein MGWFKNFIHAFLVGLLCIHLVHAQDQSGFISIDCGLTPNSSYSEATTSINYISDAAFIDTGISQKISTEFKDSNLQQTWNLRSFPQGIRNCYSINIALGIKYLIRATFLYGNYDGQSKLPKFDLHLGPNMWDTVKIQDASSTVYKELIHVPSQNYLQVCLVKTGHETPFISAIELRPLNNDTYVSNSTLALFVRVDIGSVINAQHRYPADIYDRIWSPYNYNQWNSLSTSATNVSNAHNNYQPPSVVMSTAATPTNNSLPLDFYWVPDDPISQYYIYMHFAELVILNANQLRSFAITINGEIWLPSLVPQYLSTSTVYSPSVLPGKYQFSIFKTNSSTLPPIINALEIYSVKDLSLSATNQEDVGAITKIKSTYGVKRNWQGDPCAPREYSWEGLNCDGYNPPRIISLNLSSSGLTGEISADISNLVMLQYLDLSSNSLTGPVPDFLSQLQYLRVLNLERNQLIGSIPAKLMERSKNGSLSLSLGENSNLCGSDTCEKKNNIVIPIVGSVGGLFILSLTVAAILWGLRKRKQQDKTKGANPKSFESIQQQFKYSDVLNITNNFTRILGKGGFGKVYHGYIGHTQVAVKMLSPSSVQGYQEFEAEMKLLMRVHHRNLTVLVGYCYEETYMGLIYEYMVNGDLETHLSGKNTNILSWEARLQIAMDAAQGLEYLHYGCKPPIIHRDVKTTNILLNENLHAKLADFGLSKIFPTDGDTHVSTLTVAGTPGYVDPEYSSSYRLTEKSDVYSFGVVLLKIITCRPVIEKFADENIHISQWVSFMLARGDITNIVDPRLQGAFNMNSAWKAVEIAMLCVSSTSTRRPTMSQVVAELKECLTTEFAQKEGYDGESNYTIEMNNMNLDTEINPVAR